One Rhodothermales bacterium genomic region harbors:
- a CDS encoding type VI secretion system Vgr family protein — protein sequence MAVPTFSLTVTPTAGTATVFSDITGDNGRIESFVGEDHISKLFEYRLKLQYTYAVVAGEPPPIDFSKLVNQSATLTMVQQALNVKAVGNTPAEYVPTTVNIEGVLSSFCVTKKVSDGVLACEAVLVPTLWRLGMSRGSRVFQNLTTQAIVTQILNQAGLTNYEFRLSASAYPTREFCMQYQESDLDFVQRLLEYEGIFYFFEGGKLVFADGKTLPPVADRGGVWFFEPSGAMTPTDDQVYSFIYSEQVVPHTVTVQDHDFESFLSEDDSQSGTDVNASGETHARVGTHREHGRFVVSKRNWVAKQSGDPNGKLSTESGSTITTRDTELTRLARIRAEELEAQRKTATAKSTISRIQPGHVIGLTDHFLFDDSYLITSVCHSYEAGAYKNGFTCLASAVQFRPSRSTPIPRVPGIMTAKVKGSDPNNDDAEPHIDDEGRYRVRFPFDPNAASAAEPSRPVRLAQPYAGKDYGMHFPNRGEVEMVVACLDGDPDRPLGLSVIPTPWKHAPVPNSKHGLRTQNPWTGSAAGSAAGIDREAAISKAGEAAKEAAITAGQTEVQAEAAAEAARTTTRQQLESAAASDATATAAAGQTEAAFPFFGTKSVIRTQLGHQLVMDDADGGANVGVTLQVGKKDNATGRNVYWNSRIDMGGYRHLSGLEKTLGIISTAVGYFRSAFTRDFPGMASEALGIIASQVTTDDYVDDTFGNTTPVGISISTDKDVNVKGGGGVNITSPNLFGMFSSSLVGDDSSEKEGQYRAEAISKFLVNLIWQEVINGTADELMETREDEKAYKNNPRVNPKVKAAFKWRENFKEQRVSALLFTLLQRTGVNIFSAGELKMASLQSTSVAAGQGGLALKSFGDIEQKADLGIELSSHQGIKLTTKGRPYKGKGVFKVLGKLGGAVANPAIAAGLKKAQAMLNKGQTKLSNLGFDESEMFSIELNNDNGDILLHTGGPKQKGEGDIMAHVEGKGDLKAFANDGQVHLWSGKDGSEGGIVMEVGPRKKSDENKRLATDVFGSRISQTDKVAEVFAKEKVRISTDDFVRGKSYVEIDKGDQIEIKCGQSSIVLKKNGDITLEGNNITLKGKKKVTIDGTDVLSKAKKTMAISGMKVSVDAKTQATLKGKVAVAVDGAIAQVKGKMVKVGS from the coding sequence ATGGCTGTCCCGACCTTTTCGCTAACCGTCACTCCAACCGCCGGCACCGCGACTGTTTTCTCGGACATAACGGGGGACAATGGGCGCATCGAGTCGTTTGTAGGAGAAGATCATATTTCGAAGCTGTTTGAGTACCGGCTCAAACTCCAGTACACCTATGCCGTGGTAGCGGGGGAGCCGCCGCCCATCGACTTCAGCAAACTGGTCAACCAGAGCGCTACGCTCACGATGGTTCAGCAGGCTCTCAACGTCAAGGCCGTAGGGAATACGCCAGCGGAGTACGTCCCGACGACGGTGAACATCGAGGGCGTGCTGTCGAGCTTCTGCGTGACCAAGAAGGTCAGCGATGGCGTCCTCGCCTGCGAGGCCGTGCTCGTCCCGACGCTGTGGCGGCTCGGGATGTCGCGCGGCAGCCGGGTGTTTCAGAACCTCACCACGCAGGCGATCGTCACGCAGATTCTCAATCAGGCCGGACTCACGAACTACGAGTTCAGGTTGAGCGCTTCCGCCTATCCGACGAGGGAGTTTTGCATGCAATACCAGGAGTCCGACCTGGACTTCGTCCAGCGCCTGCTCGAATACGAGGGGATCTTCTATTTCTTCGAAGGCGGGAAGCTGGTCTTCGCCGACGGTAAGACGCTGCCGCCGGTGGCAGATCGGGGAGGTGTGTGGTTCTTCGAACCGAGTGGGGCGATGACCCCGACGGACGACCAGGTGTACAGCTTCATCTACAGCGAGCAAGTCGTCCCCCATACCGTCACGGTGCAGGATCACGACTTCGAGTCGTTTCTGAGCGAGGACGACAGCCAATCGGGTACGGATGTCAACGCGAGCGGGGAGACGCATGCTCGGGTGGGCACCCACCGGGAGCACGGCCGCTTCGTCGTTAGCAAGCGGAATTGGGTAGCCAAGCAGAGCGGAGACCCCAACGGCAAGCTCAGCACGGAGTCCGGGAGCACGATCACGACCCGCGATACCGAGCTAACGCGCCTCGCTCGGATCCGTGCTGAGGAGCTGGAAGCGCAACGGAAGACGGCCACGGCGAAGTCGACGATCTCGCGCATCCAGCCGGGGCACGTCATCGGACTCACCGACCACTTCCTCTTCGACGATTCGTATCTCATCACCAGCGTCTGCCACAGCTACGAAGCCGGGGCGTACAAGAACGGGTTCACGTGCCTCGCCTCGGCGGTGCAGTTCCGGCCCTCCCGGAGCACCCCGATCCCCCGCGTGCCCGGCATCATGACGGCGAAGGTGAAGGGGTCCGACCCCAACAACGACGACGCCGAGCCGCACATCGACGACGAGGGGCGCTACCGGGTTCGGTTTCCGTTCGATCCCAACGCCGCGTCGGCGGCCGAGCCGTCCCGCCCCGTCCGTCTCGCGCAGCCCTACGCCGGCAAGGATTACGGGATGCACTTCCCCAACCGCGGTGAGGTCGAGATGGTCGTCGCGTGCCTCGACGGGGACCCCGACCGCCCCCTCGGGCTCTCCGTCATCCCGACCCCGTGGAAGCACGCGCCCGTCCCGAACTCCAAGCACGGACTCCGTACGCAGAACCCCTGGACGGGGTCGGCGGCGGGGTCGGCGGCGGGGATAGACCGGGAGGCGGCCATTTCCAAAGCGGGGGAGGCGGCGAAGGAGGCGGCCATCACGGCAGGGCAGACGGAGGTCCAAGCTGAGGCAGCGGCCGAAGCAGCGAGGACGACCACTAGGCAACAACTGGAATCGGCGGCGGCGTCCGACGCGACAGCGACGGCAGCGGCGGGACAGACGGAGGCTGCCTTCCCCTTCTTCGGGACGAAGAGCGTGATCCGGACGCAGCTCGGCCACCAACTCGTCATGGACGACGCCGACGGCGGAGCGAACGTCGGCGTCACGTTGCAGGTGGGGAAGAAGGACAACGCCACCGGGCGCAACGTGTACTGGAACAGCCGGATCGACATGGGCGGCTACCGACACCTGAGCGGGCTGGAAAAGACGCTCGGCATCATCAGCACGGCCGTCGGCTATTTCCGGTCCGCCTTCACCCGCGATTTCCCGGGGATGGCCTCCGAAGCGTTGGGGATCATCGCTTCGCAGGTAACGACGGACGACTACGTCGACGACACGTTCGGGAATACGACGCCCGTGGGGATCAGCATCTCCACCGACAAGGACGTGAACGTCAAAGGCGGTGGCGGGGTGAACATCACCTCGCCCAACCTCTTCGGCATGTTCAGCAGCAGCCTCGTCGGCGACGACTCCAGCGAGAAAGAAGGGCAGTATCGGGCCGAGGCGATCTCGAAGTTTTTGGTCAACCTCATCTGGCAGGAAGTGATCAACGGCACCGCTGACGAGCTGATGGAGACGAGGGAGGACGAGAAGGCATACAAGAACAATCCCCGCGTCAATCCCAAGGTGAAAGCTGCGTTCAAGTGGAGGGAGAACTTCAAAGAGCAACGAGTCAGCGCGCTGCTCTTCACCCTCCTCCAGCGCACCGGGGTCAACATTTTCTCAGCGGGGGAGCTGAAGATGGCCTCGCTCCAGAGCACGTCCGTCGCTGCAGGGCAAGGGGGGCTCGCGCTGAAGTCCTTCGGCGATATCGAGCAGAAAGCGGACCTCGGGATAGAGCTAAGCTCGCACCAGGGGATCAAGCTCACGACAAAAGGCCGCCCCTACAAAGGCAAGGGCGTGTTCAAGGTGCTCGGCAAACTAGGAGGGGCGGTGGCGAATCCGGCCATCGCGGCAGGGCTGAAGAAAGCCCAAGCCATGCTGAACAAGGGGCAGACAAAGCTCTCCAACCTCGGGTTCGACGAGAGTGAGATGTTCAGCATCGAGCTCAACAATGACAACGGGGACATCCTACTCCACACCGGCGGGCCAAAGCAGAAGGGAGAAGGGGACATCATGGCCCATGTGGAAGGGAAAGGCGATCTCAAGGCCTTCGCGAACGATGGGCAGGTTCACCTGTGGTCCGGCAAAGATGGATCGGAGGGAGGCATCGTGATGGAAGTCGGGCCAAGGAAAAAGTCGGATGAGAATAAGCGTCTGGCCACGGATGTATTTGGCTCGCGGATTAGCCAAACCGACAAGGTCGCCGAGGTATTTGCTAAAGAGAAGGTG